In the Triticum aestivum cultivar Chinese Spring chromosome 2B, IWGSC CS RefSeq v2.1, whole genome shotgun sequence genome, tttaatccgctgccgccatccatgagtaccttggtgagatgaaagccgtccactattggactgaggaccaatgcggctggtgctcgggctgttcagaatttaggttcgtcgctggcgttgaaggtgatggccgtgtcgctccatggatttgttgttgctacttggtagactttggcgaggctgtggattgttcgtttccacatattatttgatgcgaaagtctcgaagactgttgacaccgtactggtactgttagggtggttctctggggctagaagctcttcgccacttttggccacctgccgcagtatccaacatgctcgaaggctatgtgttggagtggcgccttctgtactgtgaattttacagggtccgctgagccatccctccagtacggttccgtgccctttatggggtttttgctttttggtttttgtacctggtgcctgagtatgatgcacccttttgtttcggactagggttgtattcggagccggattgtcccaaaacttagtttcggttttccggaaactctccatcgcacagtacttgcatactatggacgccaggtcggcgaatcATGTAATTTCACAATGACTTACGGCattcaagattcccttgtccgtgcaattattgcagaaaattgaaattgcgttttcctcacggcagtcttttatcctgtccataaccaggaggaatctagcccagtaatgatgtactgtttcagcgggctcttgccggatttgagatagatcacatatgtttgggtgggtgggtggaattgagtccggaaccctacccatctcgaggctcaagggccgaaaagtttccgaatttggaagcttggattgctggatgttgtccaacgaatctgatccgatgcctgactttaggttcagtgcttgatcgacgtccgtccctccACGGAAATCCGGCGTGGAGGGTTCGTGAGTCCGGACATAACTAGTTTTTAATACAGAAGAGGAGCCGCCGCTTTGTTCCTCTACCGccgcaacatggtgggtaacctggggagagttaatctctctcagatcggttttaagcccaatctggttgtagtctgtagtgactcccagggcggcgacgcgatccaagagctcgtttacggaggagagctccattggatccagctgctcgacgaattccgagttgacgtgaagattgctttcgatgacccgagaggtcatcgtcggagaggtggccgaacaggcggtcatgagaaaatcacctaaccggatagtttggccggcggccaaggctcctttggcgatgataccgtctttaaagacgggaagaggcatccttcctgatcgcgacagcacagaggaactctcaatgaaagcaccaatgtcggtgtcaaaaccggcggatctcgggtagggggtcccgaactgtgcgtctaggcggatggtaacaggagaccagggacacaatgtttttatccaggttcgggccctctcgatggaggtaaaaccctactcctgcttgattaatattgatgatatgggtagtacaagagtggatctaccacgagatcaaggaggctaaaccctagaagctagcctatggtatgattgttgtaatggttgttcgtcctatggactaaaaccctccggtttatatagacaccggagagggctagggttacacagagtcggttacaatggtaggagatctacatatccgtattgccaagcttgccttccacgccaaggaaagtcccatccggacacgggacgaagtcttcaatcttgtatcttcatagtcttggagtccggccgatgatgatagtccggctatccggacaccccctagtccaggactccctcaactatcgttacacttaacgatatcctaagatccggaaacatgatcaccaacaacacttgagccagtcttagaggcaagactaggaacctaaTTTTGTCATTTATCACTTCatacgtgcatatgagttttccactgaatcacacattccaggatcatagcagttatagcatagaatataaactcttcaTAGTGAACATGGAAAAATAATGATACAatactattgcctctagggtatatttcaaACATTTAAGTTGTTTAATTTTGTTCGCACTCAACCAAAAATCATTATAACTTTCTGCGTTCATTTTGCTCTGCATTTACAACTAACTTGCAGACACTTTTCCATAAGTCTCTATAAGGGACAAAGTCCAATTCCCGTGCTCCATATGGGATCAATGGGGCCTTGCATTTTTGTAGATCCAAAAAGTGCTTGTACCGCTCCTCCTTCTTGTCCTTGGTGGAAAAGATGCCTGTCCATGTGGCAGACATTTTCCTTGTCGCATCGTTATGAGTGGCTCATTCCTTCTCCCACTCATTTTCCATCACCTGATTGTTCTTAACCAGATCACTTGTTCATCCACCCATCCAATTTGCCATCGTCGTCATCCAATCCAACAGATTGTTGGGAGCTTGAGCCATCATTTTTGTTCATCTTCTTGGAGGGGTTTTGAGCTCCTCAACGAATGAGTTGCCACTTCAGTTTCCCATTGAATTTCAGCCAACAATGGGCTAAAGTGAATGACTTGTCAATGTGAAGTAAGTCAAACTTCCATGGCTATGGACTCCAATGCCACTTTGGTTCTGGCCAAACACTTGTGAATAGAAACCCTAAAACTTGTTGACACTCTATTGGATCGTGGACCATCTATGTTTGAGAGAGCCCTCATTGCAGGTGGTATGGACAGGTTCAGTTCCACAAATAGGATCCATGCTCATGGCCAACCAAGCGTCACCAACAACACATCCTCATGGCCTATGAATGCAGAACTCTTGCTTTCGGTGCCTTCCTTTTTTAGTGCCCAATATTCTCTCAACATAAAACGAAGGGGAATTTGTATCACCCCAAGTCATTAATGTATAGGATCTTAACCTTCATTTATCAGTTCACCAGGTATGTGTCCTAAAATATGCATCACAGTGAAACAACTATCCCAAAATTGACCCGATTAATACATGTGGGGCCAACCGAAGCAAGCAATCCTATGGTATATGCAACAAACATAGCAAGCAATACAATGGCATATGGGGGCAATAAAACAGACGTATTAGTGTGTCTAGGTCGCCTCATCGAACATTACATGGGAATGTCCGGCCTGGTGTTTCCTGACGTTGTCCGCAGCCGTTGGATCTTACGTTGTTTCCTCGGAGCTGGCCGCTTCCTCCCGCGTCCAAGCATCCAGGATGCCCAACCATTGTGATGTCGGAATGGCATTGAACGGACTCGTGCTCAGCTTGCAACGATCTCGAGTCGATCttgagctagtttcgagctaaatgaaACGATAAAACTTATAAAATCTACGATTATTGTTCCAACTGGATGACATGAAAGTGAAATAAAGGCTTACTCCAATTGAAGGTACGACCTTCTCTTCACGCTCTAGAGAGCACGTCTTCTCTGGAACGAACTGTAGATTGTGGTCTTTGtgaatgaaagaaaagaaaacaaaggtGCTTGTACTGGAAACTTTTGCTAGAAACAACATAATATTTAACACATGACCGACGTACCATATTTGCATGTCTGTCATGTGTTAAATATACTGGGAGCATGGCGATCGATTTGGTGAACTTGATCGATTTGGAGGGATTTAGGATGAGTCCGGCATGTTGGAACCGACGTAGCAGGCGCATCTGGGAGCCACACATCTACCTCACATATGGACTGGATATGAATGGTGCTAGATAACTCAGACGTTTTGACTGGAATTGAGGGCTCCGGCTGGAGTTGTTTTGTGTGTGTCCGGGTTCTGTCCGGCCTGTCCATCCGAATGTTCAGTGAGGAAGTAAGGTCTCTCAGTTCCATGGGAAACCAAAACATATTTTTTCCATTGCCATTTCCGGATAAGCCAAAGCGAAAATGTGCAACCGTGGACACGAGGCGGAACTGCCCTCGATGCCGATCGAAGGTTTTGGCATCGCACACGTCAATCCAACCCAACCAGCAGCACGTCGGATTGTTGTTATTGTGAAAAGGCTACTATAGAAGTGCACACAGGCGCACGATTTAACTAGGATAGGCACCCAACAAAGGCAGCCACCACGGAGAGCGCGAAGCTACCTCGTAGATCTTTGGTGCCGCCCCCGCGTGCGCGCCAAAGCCCCCTCTATCTAGAAAAATGCTCGATGCGGGGTGCGAATCTTCATGTCACCACTCACCGCACGATCCGTCGTGGAGTATCGGAGGAAGGACCTGCGTGCTGCGGGAATGGCTTTACCTTCCACCATGGTTTTCCACCCCGGCCGTTCCATCTGTCACGGGCGACAGCATGATGACCGCCACCGGGAGGAGCAACGACCGCCCGTGCACTGATCTCCATTCACATTGCGACTCACAAGACGAGTGTGACAGACGATGGTAACCATCAACACGGACATAATAACGCTTGTGTTTTCAGAAGTTCATTCATCTGGCATACATACAGATCACATAATCAAACAAGCAACAAGCAGGAGCTAACATGAGCATATAGTAAATCAATCTTTTGAAATCTCCATGGTTCATTAGTTCAACAGATTAAACACAATTCAAGTCGCCAGATAATTTGCACTTAAGAAGAATCGTCAAGCGCTTCGTACCTTCCTTTTGCGAATACGCGAAGCTtgcgtatcttttcattgataggtAGGAGAGAACAACAATAGCACAAAGCGCTCCGTCCCCATTAACCGACATATTTCGCAATTTGTTCCGAGTATAATGCGGTCTCATTGATAAACAAAAGATGATCAGTTCTCGTACTTCGGGTCCGCCATCACAAAGTGGTACGCGATGACCAACACAAAGATGAAGATGCCCAGGCAGTTGGTGATGAAACCCAAGTCTTGGTCGTCAAACATCTGCAGAAAACATTGCAAACAAAGGATAGTTAAGGTCTGAAAACAAGTTAGCCATGATACATGATCAAATGTACTGGTTGCCACTTGTCAGAAGTATATGACATGGAAGCAGAGGCTAAAGCACAACATCAAACAGAGGTTATGAACGAGATGTGCGCCTAGTGTCCGAGAGGAGGGCAAGAAGCACTACaagcttactactccctccgttttaaaatagatgactcaactttgtattaactttaagtataaagttagtataaagttgagtcatttattttgaaacggaggtagttaaagttagtataaaattgagtcatctattttgaaacggagggagtataagatcaTGGCGACAGGTTGTCAATACAAAAAGCAGCAAGTCAACCTCGCGTAATCTGCTGACCTCGCTTCAAGTTCAAGGACCAAAATGTTGTATACCTGGAAATCCTATTCAACGCTTCTTCTTTTTCTCTGAGGTGATCCTATTCAAGGCATAGGTCGAGGTTTGTCAACCTCGCATAATCTGCTCACCTAACACTACCCACCATTACTGGGCCGGCCGAAGCAGACTTCGAAAGACTCTCTCTTCCGGTTTTGAAAGATTCTAGTAgaacattccttgacaacttttcCTTTTTACTGTGTTTTTATTtcgtattttttattttttattatattttattttccatttttactTTTTAAAATACAGCAACATTtcttaaattcatgaatatttttctcaattcattttttaaaattctttaatattattttactttttcatttctttcaagtttgaaaatgtttttaaacttcatgaactttattttTGTACTTTTTAAATTTTGCAAACATTTTTAAAACTTAGGGAATAATTTTATAttcaaattattttgaatttgGGAAAATGTTTTACATTGGGAATATTCTCTAAAATTCATGGTTTTTTAAATTCCTGATTTACTTTTAAAAATTGAAAGTATTTTAAAGAAAACCGGCTGAAATAAAAAATTGGCCAAAAAATGAATATAAATAATCGTCAGTGCAATACATACTAGAGCGACCCATTTGGCATTTGCAAGGATGAGCAAACTCACTAGTTAACCTCCTGCAAAGGTCACTCCCACCTTCTCTCATGATGACAAGTGGTGCATTGCATATGCGGCACATGTCGCAATATGGAAGTTTTGGTGGGATTTTCTTCGCATGCGCAGGACACACGTGTGGGTCGTTTGTTTGTCTTTTTTTCTCATAGATTTGTTtcctcaaaatgttttatctcttgaacCATCTGTCCGAATCGCGAAGCGTATTCATCATTGCATTCTACTAGGAGCTGCTACCAGCTATCgacttgttgaaggaaatatgccctagaggcaataataaagttattatttatttcctcatatcatgataaatgtttattattcatgctagaatt is a window encoding:
- the LOC123040974 gene encoding dolichyl-diphosphooligosaccharide--protein glycosyltransferase subunit 4C-like, which produces MFDDQDLGFITNCLGIFIFVLVIAYHFVMADPKYEN